The DNA segment TGCGCTGGCTGGGCCGGCCCGTTCACTGCGAAACTGTCAAACCATCGCGAGATGCGTCGTCATCGCCTGTTGCCCGACGCGGTTCACTCAGCCGGCGGCAAAATTTGTTTGCAGATTCTGCACGCCGGGCGCTACGGCTATCATCCGCTGGCCGTCGCCCCGTCGCGCATCAAGTCGCCGATCTCGCCGTTTACCCCCTGGGCGCTGACCGGACGCGGCGTCGAGCGTACGATTCGCGCGTTTGTCAACACGGCTCAATTGGCTCAGGCTGCCGGCTACGACGGCGTCGAGATCATGGGTAGCGAAGGATATTTGATTAACCAATTCATCGCCGCGCGCACCAACCGTCGGCGTGATCAGTGGGGAGGCGACTATCAGAATCGCATTCGCTTCCCATTGGAGATCGTGCGGAGAACTCGACAGGCCGTTGGCGACAAGTTCATCTTGATCTATCGACTGTCGATGCTGGATTTAGTCGAAGGCGGCAGCAGTTGGGACGAAGTGGTTGAACTGGCGCGAGGCATCGAGCAAGCCGGGGCGACATTGATGAATACCGGTATTGGCTGGCATGAGGCGCGCGTGCCCACCATCGCCACCATGGTCCCGCGTGGTGGCTATGCTTGGATCACCGGGCGTATGAAAGGCCAGGTCAACATCCCGCTAATCACCACCAATCGCATCAACACGCCAGAGAAGGCCGAAGAGATATTGTCAGCCGGCCAAGCCGACATGGTATCGATGGCGCGGCCCATGTTAGCCGACGCTGAATTTGTCAACAAAGCGCAGCAGCAACGAGCTGATGAGATCAATACCTGCATCGCCTGCAACCAAGCCTGTCTGGATCACATCTTCAGCCGCAAGATCGCCAGTTGCTTGGTCAATCCCCGCGCCTGTCACGAAACACAGCTGAACTATATTCGAACGCCGCGCAAGCAGAAGTTGGCCGTTGTCGGCGCTGGACCGGCAGGCCTGGCCTATGCTTGCATCGCCGCCAGTCGCGGACATCAAGTGCATTTGTTCGAAGCCGACTCGGAGATCGGCGGTCAATTCAACATGGCCAAACGCATTCCCGGCAAAGAAGAGTTCCACGAGACGCTGCGCTACTATCGGCGGCAAATCGAGCTGTCTGGAGTGCAACTACATTTGAACACACGCGCCACAACAGAGTTGTTGTCCACTGAGGAATTTGACCAGGCGGTTATCGCTACCGGTGTAGCGCCGCGACAGATTTCCATTCCCGGCAGCGATCATCCGCAAGTGCTTACCTACATCGACGTCTTGCGGCACGGCCAGCCCGTAGGACGCCGCGTGGCCATCATCGGTGCTGGCGGGATTGGCTTTGATGTGGCTACCTTTCTGACGCAGTCTGAGCATCCCACCAGCCTGGACATTCCCGCCTTCATGTCCGAGTGGGGTGTCGATATGAACTATGCTGATCGCGGGGCGCTGACTAAGCCGGCCCCCGTCCAGCCCACTCGCGAAATTTATCTTTGTCAACGATCCCGAGGCAAACCTGGCGAGCGACTCGCCAAAACCACTGGCTGGATCCATCGTAGTGGCTTGAAGCGACATGGCGTGAAGATGTTATCCGACGTCCAGTACCAGCGCATCGACGATGCTGGCTTGCACATTACCGTAGCTGGCAAGCCGCAACTTTTGTCCGTCGACAACGTCATCGTCTGCGCCGGCCAAGAGCCCTTGCGCGAGCTAGTTGAACCCTTGCGTCAGCGCGGCCTGACCGTACATCTGATCGGCGGTGCTCATGAAGCCCACGAGCTAGACGCCAAACGCGCCATCGAACAAGCCAGCCGCTTAGCCGCAGCCGTTTAAGCGTACCGTGCATAAATTGATCGGGGCAAGTAGCATGTAGGGTGCGTGAAGCGGTCTGGGCAGCGGACAGTCGTAGACCATCGAATGTCATACCACAACAACAGAACATAACAAATCGATCGGACAGACCGCGTCACGGCATCCTGCTTTACTGAATTCAAAGCACTTCTGCTATGCGCCGGCCCACCATGCGCGTTCTCCGCGCTCTCTGCGGCTCTGCGTTTCACAATCCTTCGGCTGCCCGCGATGGTCAAATTCACATGACCGGCATAAAGTGGGCCGGCGGTCGCGGGATGGTTGGTTGTGTTTCGCTGGTTGGTTCGGTGCCATGTTTTTTGTGATTGCCCGCGACTTGGTCCCAGCCTACGAAGAGCAGTTAGGAAAACGCTACAATGTTCGTTGCCGAGACACCGTTCGAAACTGCAACTCATTTACACGAGGAGCCAAGCACGATGGCGACCGAGTCACACCAGGCGGCTGCTTGTCCGGGATTTCGTTGGGGACCGTTTACTCTGCGAATTCCGTTTTATCATACGCGCGTCGAGTGGCCGGAACTGTTGCAGGGAGTTTTTGTTGCCGGTGCAACCGGGCTGGCGCTAGTGCCGGTGCTGACCGGCGAGCACTACGGCTTTATGCTGACGTTCGAAGAAGCTGTAGCGTGCGTGTTTTTGATCTCGTTTCTGATTGGCATTGCGCCAATTCTGTTTGGCGATCCATACGCACCCGGCTGGGTAACTCCGGCCTTGCCCCTGGTGCTGGCGTTTATCTTGCAAGCCCCCGGCGGCCAGCCGCTGTTTCCGACTCCGGGTGCTAAGTTCCAAATTATGGCGGCGATGAGTATCGACTTTGCGGTGATCCTGCTGGTGCTGGGCGTCACCGGCTTGGGTGCCAAGTTCGTCCAGTGGTTACCCGATGCAATTAAGGCGGGGATCATCCTGGGTGCCGCCATCGCAGCGCTCAAACGCGTATTTCTGGACGACGCCCAACGGTTTCTGATGGTGCAGCCGGTCAGCACAATCGTGGCGATTTCAGTTTGTTTGATCCTGACCTTCTCCGCGCCGATCCAGCATTACAAGCTGCGTTATCGCTGGTTGGCGAAGTTGGCCGGGTTGGGACTGTTGCCGGGCTTTCTGCTGGCAGCGATCGTTGGGCCGCTGGTTGGCGAGTTCCAATACAACGTACGACCCCCACTCCAGATTCCACCCTTCGCAGACACGCTCGTGATCCCCGGCTTCTCCGAGTTCTTTCTGGTCCCGCCGTTTGTCGATTTTTTCCAGAAAGCTTCGCCGCTGT comes from the Pirellulaceae bacterium genome and includes:
- a CDS encoding FAD-dependent oxidoreductase yields the protein MHPLYPHLLAPLDLGFTTLKNRVLMGSMHTGLEEKRDGFERMAAFFAERAAGGVALIVTGGIAPNCAGWAGPFTAKLSNHREMRRHRLLPDAVHSAGGKICLQILHAGRYGYHPLAVAPSRIKSPISPFTPWALTGRGVERTIRAFVNTAQLAQAAGYDGVEIMGSEGYLINQFIAARTNRRRDQWGGDYQNRIRFPLEIVRRTRQAVGDKFILIYRLSMLDLVEGGSSWDEVVELARGIEQAGATLMNTGIGWHEARVPTIATMVPRGGYAWITGRMKGQVNIPLITTNRINTPEKAEEILSAGQADMVSMARPMLADAEFVNKAQQQRADEINTCIACNQACLDHIFSRKIASCLVNPRACHETQLNYIRTPRKQKLAVVGAGPAGLAYACIAASRGHQVHLFEADSEIGGQFNMAKRIPGKEEFHETLRYYRRQIELSGVQLHLNTRATTELLSTEEFDQAVIATGVAPRQISIPGSDHPQVLTYIDVLRHGQPVGRRVAIIGAGGIGFDVATFLTQSEHPTSLDIPAFMSEWGVDMNYADRGALTKPAPVQPTREIYLCQRSRGKPGERLAKTTGWIHRSGLKRHGVKMLSDVQYQRIDDAGLHITVAGKPQLLSVDNVIVCAGQEPLRELVEPLRQRGLTVHLIGGAHEAHELDAKRAIEQASRLAAAV